The DNA window AATCGTACAGAAATTAGAGTTGAGATCGACAGCGAGTGGCTATTTGTCAAGAAGTGCGCTCATGAGTTTGGTCTGGGCGGCAGCGAGATGTTCGGTAAACGTCGAGCGGGCAACACCGAGTTCCGCTGCGACATCGGTCGCGTTGGCACCTTTCGGATAGTCGAAGTAGCCCATCTCGTATGCTTTCTCGAGGATTTCACGCTGACGGTCGGTCAGTTCGTTTCGATCGACGACAACTGGATCTGCTGACTCCCCGTCGGGACCCTGTGAGAGTTCTTCGACCAGCACACCATCGAATCGGTCGCGAAGATTGTCGACGATCCCGGCGATTTCCTCGAGTTCGAGCGTATGAAAGGACAACAGGAGCGCGCCGTCCTGTGCACGAACCGACGACAGCGGCGTCCCGGTTTGTTCGACGATCTCACAGGCACAGTCAGTCCCGGCAGTGCGTTCGAAGCGATACACCGACTCGTGCTCGTTCGACTGGACGGTCGTGAGTTCGACACCCGACTCCGAGTCGGCAGGTTGGTCCTCGAGCGCAGCGGGTCCCGGAAGTGTGAACTCCTCGACGACGGTCTCATCG is part of the Natronolimnobius sp. AArcel1 genome and encodes:
- a CDS encoding helix-turn-helix domain-containing protein; this translates as MSGFRATIMVRNPQNCPVASISAETADSTTSVTRTQGHATSTVDETVVEEFTLPGPAALEDQPADSESGVELTTVQSNEHESVYRFERTAGTDCACEIVEQTGTPLSSVRAQDGALLLSFHTLELEEIAGIVDNLRDRFDGVLVEELSQGPDGESADPVVVDRNELTDRQREILEKAYEMGYFDYPKGANATDVAAELGVARSTFTEHLAAAQTKLMSALLDK